A window of Solanum stenotomum isolate F172 chromosome 9, ASM1918654v1, whole genome shotgun sequence genomic DNA:
ATCATTACATCCTACTCAAACATTTCACAAAGCAcataacatgaaattaaaatgCAACTAGTAACATTAATACGATAGCTTTAACGGCACTGCTAGTTAAGTTAGTTAATTTCATGGCCATCCGCCGCCATATCCACCGCCGTACCCTCCGCCGGCTCCACTACCAGGGTCGCCAAATCCTCCACCTGCTCCACTACCAGGGCCGCCAAATCCGCCGCCAGTTCCACTACCTGGGCCGCCAACATTACCGCCTGCTCCGCCACCAATATTACCGCCACTGCCGCCTACGCCAGCGCCAATTCTGCCACTTCCACTTACTCCACCACTAACCCCGCCGCTGCCGCCTATTCCAATGCCAGGTGGACTGCCGGCAGTACCACCGCCCATGCCACCAGCACCAGCACCGACACCTGCACCTGCTCCGGCACCGATCCCGACGCCAACCCGACCTTCAGCTCCTCCACTAATGGGCCCAGCTCCCATACCCAACCTTCCTCCGACGCCGGCGCTAACGCCACCACTAATGGATCCTCCTAGACCCGGCCCAGTTGGCTCACCTGTTTCATAAACACAACAATACTAGTGAATAATTATGACGAGAGATTACGAACTATGAAATTAGCTACGAATTTCATCGTTAAATTGTCTAATATCTAACAAAATAAGGTAGCAATTTTTCTTTCACCGATCGCTACCCTTTGAATGCAcactaaaaaatttatttttgtattagtaaTATCTTGTGAACCACTCAAGAATTGTAAATTATAGGAGTACGCTAGACATGTCTGAAGCAACAAACTCAACTAAAAAAATGTTGACAAGGAGAATCGAGCTCTAACCTTCCTAATTATGGATAATATCTGCTGCACCAACTTATCGAAATGTAATTTATAGACAAGTTTGatgcaacaaacaaactcaacTAAACAAGTGTTGATAGAAAAATCGATCTCTAATCTTTCTTATGGACACAAAGAGATGGATCTTTAACGTGTTTAAATATTAATAGTTGCACTAACTCAGCGACCACCTGATGAGGAATAATATATTGAGTTGAAACAAGGTCATTTGGAGGTTGTAACAATCATTTCTCTTAATTCAAAACTTAAATTTATCTTCAATTTTagtaaaatattgaaaatttcaAGTACTTTTAtacataaagttttaaaatttattttaaattttttaacaaTATTACGAAAAACATCTAAGGTTCCATTACCAGCAGCAAATCCACCAGCACCAATATTATTATCTAATCCACCTTGATAATCAGTAACTCCATATTTTGCTGCAGCAAGAGACTCGTTTTCACTTGGTAAATTTCTAGCACAAACAAGAAAAGCTCCAAGTGAAAACACAAAAAGAAGTAATAAAATTTTAGCCAACATTTTTTCTAGCAATTTAGAAATTTAATATTATCCAAAAAGAGTtactataatataataaaagttGTGTGAGAATTTTGAAGGATTGTAAAGGGGATTTTATAGGcagaaaaatccaaaaaactcAACGGTACACTGAATTTTCATTCATTATACGTAAATGAAtgcatgaattttattttgacatTTGTAAGCCATGCACgtaaaaatttaatttagagTTATCATCACAACTTTGAAGAAGTTGACTCTGTAAACATTAAATTGATGAccatttaattttgattttgacatATCATGTAAATACTACAGACAAAAGGATTTTATATACTCTGCGTTACTGTGTGTATTTTGAATCCAAGTATCTAACTGTTCTCACTAGGGTCGTGTGAATAATTTCGGGTCAAATCAATAATTCAAATCGataattgagttatttgattaatgatttgagtTATTGATTTgtcgattttttttataaatgtttagTGTTCTATGGACTATGATTATTGGATAATTGGTTTTGAACGTCTCAGTTTCGACCACTTTATTTAACCAGCTAATTAACTGATAATAAcctaataagaaaaaaagttttttctcAATTGTTTTTTAGATTATATATTCTAAGAATAATTATTAGAATTGATCATtcttaaaaatagtttttctcaaTCGTGAATTTTATGAGATGAACATGATGACTTTCTTTCATCGATGTAATtcgatccaataatattataGATAATAATCAAGATCAACTATTTACGAGTGGTGAGTGATACAAGTAGGATAGTAGCACTTAAGATCGCAcacaattattaattataaaactTTGTtatttgactcttgaaattcagACTATattatttgaaggaaaaa
This region includes:
- the LOC125877696 gene encoding glycine-rich protein 5-like produces the protein MLAKILLLLFVFSLGAFLVCARNLPSENESLAAAKYGVTDYQGGLDNNIGAGGFAAGEPTGPGLGGSISGGVSAGVGGRLGMGAGPISGGAEGRVGVGIGAGAGAGVGAGAGGMGGGTAGSPPGIGIGGSGGVSGGVSGSGRIGAGVGGSGGNIGGGAGGNVGGPGSGTGGGFGGPGSGAGGGFGDPGSGAGGGYGGGYGGGWP